One window of the Anaeromyxobacter dehalogenans 2CP-C genome contains the following:
- a CDS encoding c-type cytochrome, giving the protein MLRASRPAALVAAILSLAACSESRSRTATAAAPSPADPQPAPAPADPQAAYLAARRAEVAAMPDPPSALPRSTGTRQELAYMIELGEKLLRETNTHPLTAPYVGASGLTCSSCHLDAGRKKAIASTFIGAAASFPAFNDRDGGVITLQDRVNGCFMRSMNGTRLPENSEALLAIVSYINWLSQGFPLEPNPDRAVSSLNRSFPNPAIKAMALAGKAVAANGASIYDSRCAPCHGVHGEGIVGAPPVWGERAYNKGAGMANDVQAGSWIQFNMPPAEELTLTDQEALDVAAFVNAQPHPAFVEAEHLPDGGAGYGGPEIVYHYGASLTAEQVAARVPSGPAADPAAPAPDGAALYAARCAPCHGALAGSAVRGRTATQISAAISGLASMAGLKDLSAAQVEAVAAALR; this is encoded by the coding sequence GTGCTCCGTGCGTCCCGTCCCGCCGCGCTCGTCGCGGCGATCCTCTCCCTCGCGGCCTGCAGCGAGTCGCGCTCGCGCACCGCCACCGCGGCGGCGCCGTCCCCCGCCGACCCGCAGCCGGCGCCCGCGCCGGCGGATCCTCAGGCGGCGTACCTCGCCGCGCGCCGGGCCGAGGTGGCGGCGATGCCGGACCCGCCCTCGGCGCTCCCGCGGAGCACCGGCACGCGCCAGGAGCTCGCCTACATGATCGAGCTCGGCGAGAAGCTCCTGCGCGAGACGAACACCCACCCGCTCACGGCGCCGTACGTCGGGGCGTCGGGGCTCACCTGCAGCTCCTGCCACCTCGACGCGGGGAGGAAGAAGGCCATCGCGTCCACGTTCATCGGCGCCGCCGCGTCGTTCCCGGCGTTCAACGACCGCGACGGCGGGGTGATCACGCTGCAGGACCGCGTCAACGGCTGCTTCATGCGGAGCATGAACGGGACGCGGCTGCCGGAGAACTCGGAGGCGCTGCTCGCCATCGTCTCGTACATCAACTGGCTGTCGCAGGGGTTCCCGCTCGAGCCGAACCCGGACCGCGCGGTGTCGTCGCTCAACCGGTCCTTCCCGAACCCCGCCATCAAGGCCATGGCGCTCGCCGGCAAGGCGGTGGCCGCGAACGGCGCGTCGATCTACGACTCGCGCTGCGCGCCGTGCCACGGCGTGCACGGGGAGGGCATCGTGGGCGCGCCGCCGGTCTGGGGCGAGCGCGCCTACAACAAGGGCGCGGGGATGGCGAACGACGTCCAGGCGGGCAGCTGGATCCAGTTCAACATGCCGCCGGCGGAGGAGCTCACGCTGACGGACCAGGAGGCGCTCGACGTGGCGGCGTTCGTGAACGCGCAGCCGCACCCCGCGTTCGTCGAGGCGGAGCACCTGCCGGACGGCGGCGCCGGGTACGGCGGCCCGGAGATCGTGTACCACTACGGCGCCTCGCTCACCGCCGAGCAGGTCGCGGCCCGCGTCCCGTCCGGCCCGGCCGCCGACCCCGCCGCCCCGGCGCCGGACGGCGCGGCGCTGTACGCGGCGCGCTGCGCGCCCTGCCACGGCGCCCTGGCCGGCTCGGCGGTCCGGGGCCGCACCGCCACGCAGATCTCCGCCGCCATCTCCGGCCTGGCCTCGATGGCCGGCCTGAAGGACCTCTCCGCGGCGCAGGTCGAGGCCGTCGCCGCCGCGCTGCGGTAG
- a CDS encoding sensor histidine kinase encodes MQREDAPRLQQRNAPGRRTGIGARMLATMLAVGIPSFVAFSLVVLGVAEGLLRSRTESHIRTLAAGSAREVQELVRHGERTAAALAASPEVAAALAAAERGRPDRAAFAAVEASFLAAQRLDPALQAVRVVDAEGNEVLKVREGKVGAAASERRGPLGLPAIQSIRGRPFFEEAVRAAPGTVIVSNLERGRVEGEEAWCPAMVRFATPLSFPSGARAGVLVVNVWGAQVGAMLTRLVPPEQGSAFLVERNLADAERSGIYLFHPEGGCEFGNQTGTHVTAWKQYPRDVVRSWMTTGSGLAVEPATGDLLAHVYYSPYAREDRGWVIVLAAREAHFARPVARLRATVVGLSVVVLAGMVLAALLMSRTLTRPLRSLADGVRRLGEDLSVRVPVGGGREIAGVGEAVNRMAAVMREHLAERERSERQLRETEKLASIGEMAAGLAHELNTPLSNIRALASLAKRDLEAGPADPRALSQDLADVTEQTRRCSAIIQGLLRFARRQPPALAAHDVDALVQGALELVRLRAEGKGVALAFQPGPARPTVVDAAQLEQVFVNLLLNAIDASGPGGRVEISTAAADGRVSVRVTDHGPGIAPEHLPRIFDPFFTTKEVGQGTGLGLSVSYGIVRSHGGALRVDSAPGRGATFTVELPAEAA; translated from the coding sequence ATGCAACGCGAGGACGCGCCGAGGTTGCAGCAGCGCAACGCTCCCGGCCGCCGGACCGGCATCGGCGCGCGGATGCTCGCGACGATGCTGGCGGTGGGCATCCCGTCCTTCGTCGCGTTCTCGCTGGTCGTCCTCGGCGTCGCCGAGGGCCTGCTGCGCAGCCGCACCGAGTCGCACATCCGGACGCTCGCCGCCGGGTCGGCGCGCGAGGTCCAGGAACTGGTCCGGCACGGCGAGCGCACCGCGGCCGCCCTGGCCGCCTCGCCCGAGGTGGCCGCCGCGCTCGCGGCCGCGGAGCGTGGCCGGCCGGATCGCGCCGCGTTCGCGGCGGTCGAGGCGAGCTTCCTGGCGGCGCAGCGGCTCGACCCGGCCCTGCAGGCGGTCCGCGTCGTGGACGCCGAGGGGAACGAGGTCCTCAAGGTCCGCGAGGGCAAGGTCGGCGCCGCCGCCTCGGAGCGGCGCGGGCCGCTCGGCCTGCCCGCCATCCAGTCGATCCGCGGCCGCCCGTTCTTCGAGGAGGCGGTCCGCGCGGCGCCCGGGACCGTGATCGTCTCGAACCTGGAGCGCGGGCGGGTGGAGGGCGAGGAGGCGTGGTGCCCGGCGATGGTCCGCTTCGCGACGCCGCTGTCGTTCCCGTCGGGCGCCCGCGCCGGCGTGCTGGTCGTGAACGTCTGGGGCGCCCAGGTCGGCGCCATGCTGACCCGGCTCGTCCCGCCCGAGCAGGGCTCCGCGTTCCTGGTGGAGCGGAACCTCGCGGACGCGGAGCGATCCGGGATCTACCTGTTCCACCCCGAAGGCGGCTGCGAGTTCGGGAACCAGACCGGGACGCACGTCACCGCCTGGAAGCAGTACCCCCGCGACGTGGTCCGGTCGTGGATGACCACCGGCTCCGGGCTCGCCGTCGAGCCCGCGACCGGCGACCTCCTCGCGCACGTCTACTACTCGCCCTACGCGCGCGAGGACCGCGGGTGGGTGATCGTGCTGGCGGCGCGCGAGGCCCACTTCGCGCGCCCGGTGGCGCGGCTGCGCGCGACCGTGGTCGGGCTCTCGGTCGTGGTGCTCGCCGGCATGGTGCTCGCGGCGCTGCTCATGTCGCGCACGCTCACCCGGCCGCTGCGATCGCTGGCCGACGGCGTCCGCCGCCTGGGCGAGGACCTCTCGGTGCGCGTGCCGGTGGGCGGCGGCCGGGAGATCGCGGGGGTGGGCGAGGCGGTGAACCGGATGGCCGCGGTGATGCGCGAGCACCTCGCCGAGCGCGAGCGCTCCGAGCGGCAGCTCCGCGAGACCGAGAAGCTGGCCTCGATCGGCGAGATGGCGGCCGGCCTCGCCCACGAGCTCAACACGCCCCTCTCGAACATCCGGGCGCTCGCGTCGCTGGCGAAGCGGGACCTCGAGGCCGGGCCGGCCGACCCGCGCGCGCTCTCGCAGGACCTCGCCGACGTGACCGAGCAGACGCGCCGGTGCAGCGCCATCATCCAGGGCCTGCTCCGCTTCGCGCGGCGGCAGCCGCCCGCGCTCGCCGCCCACGACGTGGACGCGCTGGTGCAGGGCGCGCTGGAGCTGGTCCGGCTGCGGGCCGAGGGCAAGGGGGTGGCGCTCGCGTTCCAGCCGGGGCCGGCGCGGCCCACGGTGGTGGACGCCGCGCAGCTCGAGCAGGTGTTCGTGAACCTGCTGCTGAACGCGATCGACGCGTCCGGCCCCGGCGGGCGGGTCGAGATCTCGACCGCCGCCGCGGACGGGCGGGTCTCGGTGCGCGTGACCGACCACGGCCCCGGCATCGCCCCCGAGCATCTGCCCCGCATCTTCGACCCGTTCTTCACGACCAAGGAGGTCGGCCAGGGCACCGGGCTCGGCCTCTCGGTCAGCTACGGCATCGTGCGCAGCCACGGCGGCGCGCTGCGGGTGGACTCCGCCCCGGGCCGCGGCGCGACGTTCACCGTCGAGCTCCCGGCGGAGGCCGCCTGA
- a CDS encoding sigma-54-dependent transcriptional regulator translates to MARVLVVDDDPVAQRVLVRLLSPAHEVRAFGEPAAALRHLAEHGADAVLTDLRMPGLDGIQVLARARELDPEVLVFVITGHSSLPSAVEAIKRGAEDYLAKPFEPEDVVLRLDRALERRRLVARVRLQDEAAAPGGPDGALLSAHPRMAPILEVARRAARTDSTVLIQGETGVGKEVFARLLHAWSPRAGRAFVAVNCGALSAALLESELFGHERGAFTGAVTRRAGYFEAADGGTILLDEIGATTPAFQVRLLRVLQERTVQRVGGTAPIPVDVRVIAATHEPLERAAREGRFRQDLYYRLGVVTLAIPPLRERREDVPALAGHFLRKHRHVNPAVGGISPEGLAKLAAYDYPGNVRELENVIERALILESGPLLSPASLLVGPAASLAGAAEAPAEAPEPLAMDDAEREHVLRVLERCGSRRAEAARALGIDKSTLWRKLKRWGLQD, encoded by the coding sequence ATGGCCCGCGTGCTGGTGGTGGACGACGACCCCGTCGCGCAGCGCGTGCTGGTCCGGCTGCTCTCGCCGGCGCACGAGGTGCGCGCGTTCGGCGAGCCGGCCGCGGCGCTGCGCCACCTCGCCGAGCACGGCGCGGACGCCGTGCTCACCGATCTCCGCATGCCCGGGCTCGACGGCATCCAGGTCCTGGCGCGGGCGCGCGAGCTCGACCCCGAGGTGCTGGTGTTCGTGATCACCGGCCACTCCTCGCTCCCGAGCGCCGTCGAGGCGATCAAGCGCGGCGCGGAGGACTACCTGGCGAAGCCGTTCGAGCCGGAGGACGTGGTGCTCCGCCTCGACCGCGCGCTGGAACGGCGGCGCCTGGTGGCCCGGGTGCGGCTGCAGGACGAGGCGGCGGCGCCGGGCGGCCCGGACGGCGCGCTCCTGTCCGCGCACCCGCGCATGGCGCCGATCCTGGAGGTCGCGCGCCGGGCGGCGCGCACCGACTCGACCGTGCTGATCCAGGGCGAGACCGGCGTCGGGAAGGAGGTCTTCGCCCGGCTGCTGCACGCGTGGAGCCCGCGGGCGGGGCGCGCGTTCGTGGCGGTCAACTGCGGCGCGCTCTCGGCGGCGCTGCTGGAGAGCGAGCTGTTCGGGCACGAGCGGGGCGCGTTCACCGGCGCGGTGACCCGGCGCGCCGGGTACTTCGAGGCGGCCGACGGCGGCACCATCCTGCTCGACGAGATCGGCGCGACCACGCCGGCGTTCCAGGTGCGCCTCCTGCGCGTGCTGCAGGAGCGGACGGTGCAGCGGGTGGGCGGCACCGCGCCCATCCCGGTGGACGTGCGCGTGATCGCCGCCACCCACGAGCCCCTGGAGCGCGCCGCGCGCGAGGGGCGGTTCCGGCAGGACCTCTACTACCGCCTCGGCGTGGTGACGCTGGCGATCCCGCCGCTGCGCGAGCGGCGCGAGGACGTCCCCGCGCTGGCCGGGCACTTCCTGCGCAAGCACCGGCACGTGAACCCCGCCGTCGGCGGCATCTCGCCGGAGGGGCTCGCGAAGCTCGCCGCCTACGACTACCCCGGCAACGTCCGGGAGCTCGAGAACGTGATCGAGCGCGCCCTGATCCTCGAGTCCGGGCCGCTGCTCTCGCCCGCCTCGCTGCTGGTCGGCCCCGCGGCCTCGCTGGCCGGCGCCGCGGAGGCGCCGGCGGAGGCGCCCGAGCCGCTCGCCATGGACGACGCGGAGCGCGAGCACGTCCTGCGCGTGCTGGAGCGCTGCGGCAGCCGGCGCGCCGAGGCGGCGCGGGCGCTCGGGATCGACAAGTCCACGCTCTGGCGCAAGCTGAAGCGCTGGGGCCTGCAGGACTGA